A window from Hemitrygon akajei unplaced genomic scaffold, sHemAka1.3 Scf000089, whole genome shotgun sequence encodes these proteins:
- the LOC140722789 gene encoding uncharacterized protein, which yields MAHQRVHTREWPFTCSDCGKGFTHSSNLKVHQRVHTGERPFTCSHCGKGFTQSSHLQNHQRVHTGERPFTCSDCGKGFTCSSDLKKHQRVHTGERPFTCSDCGKGFTRSSFLKLHQKVHTGEWPFTCSDCGKGFILSCNLKVHQRVHTGERPFTCSDCGKGFTQSFKLKIHQRIHSGERPFTCSDCGKRFTQSAQLRAHRSVHTGERPFTCSECGKGFTQSSQLLSHQSVHTGERPFTCSDCGKGFTQSYTLLVHQRLHTGERPFTCSDCGKRFTESSKLKVHQRVHTGERPFICSECGKGFIQSCNLKVHQRVHTGERPFTCSDCGKGFTRSSELKVHWRVHTGERPFICSECGKGFIQSCKLKVHQRVHTGERPFTCSDCGKGFTRSSELKVHWRVHTGERPFTCSDCGKGFTLSSKLKLHQRVHTGERPFTCSDCGKGFTQSSHLQAHRSVHTGEKPFTC from the coding sequence atggctcatcagcgagttcacaccagggagtggccgttcacctgctcagactgtgggaaggggttcactcattcatctaatctgaaggtacatcagcgagttcacactggggagaggccattcacctgctcacactgtgggaagggattcactcagtcatcccacctacagaatcatcagcgagttcacactggggagaggccgttcacctgctcagactgtgggaagggattcacttgctcatctgatctgaagaaacatcagcgagttcacactggggagaggccattcacctgctcagactgtgggaagggattcactcggtcatcttttctgaagctacatcagaaagttcacactggggagtggccgttcacctgctcagactgtgggaagggattcattctgtcatgcaatctgaaggtacatcagcgagttcacactggagagaggccgttcacctgctcagactgtgggaaaggattcactcagtcatttaaactgaaaatacatcagcgaattcacagtgGAGAgcgaccattcacctgctcagattgtgggaagagattcacacagtCAGCCCAGCTACgagcacacaggtcagttcacactggggagaggccgttcacctgctcagaatgtggtaagggattcactcagtcatctcagctactgagccaccagtcagttcacactggggagaggccgttcacctgctcagactgtgggaagggattcactcagtcatacacCCTACTGGTTCACCAGCGgcttcacaccggggagcggccgttcacctgttcggactgtgggaagcgattcactgagtcatctaaactgaaggtacatcagagagtacacactggggagcggcctttcatctgctcagaatgtgggaagggattcattcaatcatgcaatctgaaggtacatcagcgagttcacactggggaacgaccgttcacctgctcagactgtgggaagggattcactcggtcatctgaactgaaggtacattggagagttcacactggggagcggcctttcatctgctcagaatgtgggaagggattcattcaatcatgcaaactgaaggtacatcagcgagttcacactggggaacgaccgttcacctgctcagactgtgggaagggattcactcggtcatctgaactgaaggtacattggagagttcacaccggggagcggccgttcacctgttcggactgtgggaagggattcactctgtcatctaaactgaagttacatcagagagttcacactggagagaggccgttcacctgctcagactgtgggaagggattcactcagtcctcccacctacaagcacaccggtcagttcatactggggagaagccgttcacctgctga